Sequence from the Gloeocapsa sp. DLM2.Bin57 genome:
TGAAAATAAAAAGTCAAGAGTTATGTCAAACTAAGGATGGGATTTTCTGTACTCTCAGTGGTATTGATACCAGAGTCACGGTTTTAGGTCATTTACAACGTAGTGGGATACCTTCTGCGAACGATCGCATTATGGGTACTGCTTTTGGCATTAAAGCTGTAAAATTGATAGAAGAGGAACTTTACTCACAATTAATTATCTGGCGCTATGGACAAGTAGATCACATATCATTAGAAGAAGTAATGCCGATCGTCAGAGAAGCTCATAAACATGACCAATGTGCTGCACCAGTTAAACCTGATTGCTTTATGGTTAAAACAGCCCGAGAATTGGGTATATACTTAGGAAATCTAGCTGAAGCATGACTGCCAAGATTAAACAGCGACTATCTCAAGGACAACTCAATCAATTAACGATTTGTCCTCCTTTGTTTCAACGTAACTACTTGGAACAATTGAACTTACCTACTACTCCTGAACAATTAGAAAGGTTAGATTGGGGTAGTCGCTTTCATTTGTTGATGCAGCAGAGAGAATTAGGTCTATCTATTGATGCTTTTGCTGAAGCAGATAGAGAAATGGGGCGATCGCTCCATTCTCTCCAAACCGCAGCACCAGATTTATTTCAATCAGATAATTATAGTTGGCGTGAGGCTGAACATCAACGAACAATCTGTTTTCATGATTATTTATTTACTGTTATCTACGATTTATTAATCATTACCGAGGAAAAAGCGCAGATTATCGATTGGAAAACTTATCCTCTACCTGAAGATAGCCAGAAATTAGTTAATAACTGGCAAACTCGTTTATATTTATACGTTTTAGCCGAAACTTCTGATTATCAACCCGAGGATATCTCCCTAACCTATTGGTTTGTTAAATTACCTCAAAAAGCTCAATCTGTGAGCTTTAAGTATAGTCAGAGTCAACATCAACAAACTCAACAAGATTTAGCGCAATTATTATCTAATCTAGACCAATGGTTAGCAACGGGTGATTTTCCCCATCGTGATGACTGTCAGTCTAGTTGTCCTTATTACTCTTCTCTGGTGGGTGATCATAAATTGCTTAACCCTAGTCAAACCATCGATGAGATTCCCGAAATCTCTTTAGATTAAGAAAATCTTAAAATAAACCTCAATCAAGCTCCCATAATTTAAGCTAGAAAGTATTAGAGTTTACAAACCATCAGCCATGGCTATCGCAACAATTAACCCAGCCACAGGAGAGACAGTAGCTACCTTTACTCCACTCTCAGATACAGAAATAGAAGCTAAATTAAGCCTCGCTGCAAGTACTTTTAAAGAATATCGTCAAACTACTTTTGACCAAAGAAGTCAATGGCTAAACCAAGCAGCAACAATCCTGGAAACAGAAGCACCGAGATTAGGCAAGTTACTGACTCTAGAAATGGGTAAACCAATTAAAGCGGCGATCGCTGAGGTATCTAAATGTGCTTTGGTATGTCGTTATTACGCGGAAAATGGCGCAAAACTTCTAGCAGATACTCCCATAACTACCGACGCCAAAAATAGTTATGTCTCTTATCAACCCCTAGGAATTATTCTAGCTGTAATGCCTTGGAATTTCCCCTTCTGGCAAGTATTTCGCTTCGCAGCACCGATTTTAATGGCGGGAAATGTGGGCGTACTTAAACACGCTTCTAATGTCCCCCAATGTTCCCTAGAAATTGAGAAAATTATTCTAGCTGCGGGTTTCCCTAAGGGAAGTTTTCAAAGTCTGTTAATTGGAGCATCTCAAGTAGAAGCCATAGTTAGAGATCCTCGGGTGAAAGCAGCTACTCTCACAGGAAGTGAACCCGCGGGAATGAGTCTGGCGGCTACCGCGGGTAATGAGATTAAAAAAACAGTTCTAGAATTAGGGGGTTCTGACCCCTTTATTGTACTAGAAAGTGCTGATTTAGAGCAAGCAGTAAGTGCAGCTGTAACCTCTCGCATGCTCAATAACGGTCAATCCTGTATCGCAGCTAAACGCTTTATCCTTCAAGATACCATCGCTGCTGAATTTACAGCCAAAATGGTAGCTAAATTTCAAGCACTCCAAATCGGCGATCCCCAATTACCTGAAACAGAAGTAGGACCATTAGCTACTCAAGGTATGCTTAAAGAATTAGACGCACAAGTACAAAAAACCGTGGCTATGGGTGCAAAATTATTAACAGGAGGTCAACCATTAAGGGATCTCACTGGTTATTTTTATCCCCCAACTATTCTCACTGATATACCTCCTAATTCTCCTGGGGCGATCGATGAGTTTTTCGGTCCTGTAGCTTTATTATTTACTGTTACTAACCTAGATGAAGCCATTAGTTTAGCTAATAATACTGTTTTTGGCTTAGGTGCGAGTGGTTGGACTAATGATCCTCAACAACAACAACGTCTGATTAATGAATTAGAAGCGGGTTGTGTCTTTATCAATAGTTTTGTGAAATCTGACCCCCGTTTACCTTTTGGTGGTATTAAACGTTCGGGTTACGGAAGAGAATTAGGTGTTGAAGGTATTCGAGAGTTTGTCAATATTAAAACCGTCTCAGTATCCTAAATTTGTTAAGAAACTATAACTTAATCTAGGTATTTGCTTAACAGTTCTTTACAAAAGCTTTACACTACTTAAGGCTTGTTTATACTAATTTTAATAATCATTTAATATTGTTGAGCATTTTGTTAATGTTCAACTTTTGCGATTATTCTAAAAACAGATAACCAGCTCATAGGGTACTAATCAATGATTAACCTAGTTTTTCGTTTAATCT
This genomic interval carries:
- a CDS encoding NAD-dependent succinate-semialdehyde dehydrogenase, with translation MAIATINPATGETVATFTPLSDTEIEAKLSLAASTFKEYRQTTFDQRSQWLNQAATILETEAPRLGKLLTLEMGKPIKAAIAEVSKCALVCRYYAENGAKLLADTPITTDAKNSYVSYQPLGIILAVMPWNFPFWQVFRFAAPILMAGNVGVLKHASNVPQCSLEIEKIILAAGFPKGSFQSLLIGASQVEAIVRDPRVKAATLTGSEPAGMSLAATAGNEIKKTVLELGGSDPFIVLESADLEQAVSAAVTSRMLNNGQSCIAAKRFILQDTIAAEFTAKMVAKFQALQIGDPQLPETEVGPLATQGMLKELDAQVQKTVAMGAKLLTGGQPLRDLTGYFYPPTILTDIPPNSPGAIDEFFGPVALLFTVTNLDEAISLANNTVFGLGASGWTNDPQQQQRLINELEAGCVFINSFVKSDPRLPFGGIKRSGYGRELGVEGIREFVNIKTVSVS
- a CDS encoding PD-(D/E)XK nuclease family protein → MTAKIKQRLSQGQLNQLTICPPLFQRNYLEQLNLPTTPEQLERLDWGSRFHLLMQQRELGLSIDAFAEADREMGRSLHSLQTAAPDLFQSDNYSWREAEHQRTICFHDYLFTVIYDLLIITEEKAQIIDWKTYPLPEDSQKLVNNWQTRLYLYVLAETSDYQPEDISLTYWFVKLPQKAQSVSFKYSQSQHQQTQQDLAQLLSNLDQWLATGDFPHRDDCQSSCPYYSSLVGDHKLLNPSQTIDEIPEISLD